Proteins encoded in a region of the Petrotoga olearia DSM 13574 genome:
- a CDS encoding energy-coupling factor transporter transmembrane component T family protein yields MLLDNVALGRYVELDSLMHSLDPRGKLLGLFVLAGFAFSINSFYDVLIMSSYTLLLMLLSKLSLKYYMKSLKSIWFIVIFAFVIQLFTIGGNTLFKIGFIRITDTGLFNAAIITFRILFAVLLSSVLTLTTSPTSLAHALEDILRWFFVPKRFAHEISMVMTIAIRFIPVIANEADRIMKAQLSRGANFDDRKLTGRIRGAISIIIPLLVSALRRAEDLSIAMEARGYSGWEGRTRFKQFNWEIKDTFFLISFSFVCFTIIFI; encoded by the coding sequence ATGCTTTTGGACAATGTTGCCTTGGGGAGATACGTTGAATTAGACTCATTGATGCACTCTCTCGACCCAAGGGGGAAACTTTTAGGGTTGTTCGTTTTAGCAGGATTCGCTTTTTCTATAAACAGCTTTTACGACGTTTTAATTATGTCTTCGTATACTTTGTTGTTGATGTTGTTATCTAAATTAAGTTTGAAGTATTATATGAAATCCTTAAAATCAATTTGGTTTATAGTTATCTTTGCCTTTGTAATTCAATTATTCACAATAGGAGGAAATACACTTTTTAAGATCGGATTTATTAGAATAACAGATACCGGTTTATTTAATGCCGCTATAATTACCTTCAGAATATTATTTGCAGTTTTGTTATCTTCTGTTCTCACGTTAACTACTTCTCCTACCTCTTTAGCTCATGCTCTGGAGGATATCTTGAGATGGTTTTTTGTGCCAAAACGATTTGCCCATGAAATATCGATGGTAATGACGATAGCTATAAGATTTATCCCTGTAATTGCAAATGAAGCGGATCGAATAATGAAGGCACAATTAAGTCGTGGAGCTAACTTTGATGATAGAAAATTGACCGGAAGGATTAGAGGGGCTATATCTATAATTATTCCTTTGTTGGTGTCTGCCCTGAGGAGGGCTGAAGATTTGAGTATTGCTATGGAAGCAAGAGGATACAGCGGTTGGGAAGGGAGAACAAGATTTAAACAGTTTAATTGGGAAATAAAAGATACTTTTTTCCTTATTTCTTTTTCTTTCGTATGTTTCACTATTATTTTTATTTAG